In Halosegnis marinus, one genomic interval encodes:
- a CDS encoding DUF63 family protein → MPTQLLPTGAALPPLPYLLAVVVAVGAVGLGLRRVRPTVTPRVVAGFAPWMLAGATGYALYQAEAVPALLAPLFGNPVVYATTFAVAGAVWLAVADRPADAWAAGSVPGVLALSGAAAALLLVAAAGATALARDSLAVGPSLAGLAASLVVAGGVWFAVRSAVGATGLVGVLALFGHTLDGISTAVGIELGFGEQTPLSAVLIEFGAGLPPAEVLGEAWLFVLVKVVVATVVLFAFRDYVREEPAEGSLLLGLVAAVGLGPGFHNLVLFAIA, encoded by the coding sequence GTGCCGACACAACTGCTCCCGACCGGTGCCGCCCTGCCGCCGCTCCCGTACCTGCTCGCGGTCGTCGTCGCCGTCGGGGCCGTCGGCCTCGGCCTCCGCCGGGTCCGGCCGACCGTCACGCCCCGCGTCGTCGCCGGGTTCGCCCCGTGGATGCTCGCGGGCGCGACGGGCTACGCCCTCTACCAGGCCGAGGCCGTCCCGGCGCTCCTCGCGCCGCTGTTCGGCAACCCCGTCGTCTACGCGACGACGTTCGCCGTCGCGGGCGCGGTGTGGCTCGCCGTCGCCGACCGACCCGCCGACGCGTGGGCCGCCGGGAGCGTCCCCGGCGTGCTGGCGCTGTCCGGGGCCGCCGCGGCGCTCCTGCTCGTCGCCGCCGCGGGCGCGACGGCGCTCGCACGCGACAGCCTCGCCGTCGGGCCGTCGCTCGCCGGCCTCGCCGCCTCCCTCGTCGTCGCCGGGGGCGTGTGGTTCGCCGTCCGCTCGGCCGTCGGCGCGACGGGGCTCGTCGGCGTGCTCGCGCTGTTCGGGCACACCCTCGACGGTATCTCGACCGCGGTCGGCATCGAACTCGGCTTCGGCGAGCAGACGCCGCTGTCGGCCGTCCTCATCGAGTTCGGCGCCGGCCTCCCCCCCGCCGAGGTGCTCGGGGAGGCGTGGCTGTTCGTCCTCGTGAAGGTGGTCGTCGCGACGGTCGTGCTGTTCGCCTTCCGCGACTACGTCCGCGAGGAGCCGGCCGAGGGGTCGCTCCTCCTGGGGCTCGTCGCCGCCGTCGGCCTCGGGCCGGGCTTTCACAACCTCGTGCTGTTCGCCATCGCGTAG
- a CDS encoding carbohydrate kinase family protein, which translates to MPRVLCVGHVNWDVSLRLDHLPEPDGESAVRDTTQGGGGSAANVAVGLAGLDCAATLAGSVGDDEHGLLARRDLDRAGVDLAGLRTVAGETTTKYLLVDDAGEVSVLGAAGVNEALGPDDIDPALVAAADRVHLTAHRPDTLRRVAEVATEAGVPVSVDPGRRLADRDFSDVLALADTLFVNAVEARALDGPEVPVVVTKRGTEGATVTAPDDSYDHAGFDLPSVDSTGAGDAFAAGFLAARLRGDGAADALAVANACGALAAETEGPKTALSWEAVEAVLAGERA; encoded by the coding sequence ATGCCCCGCGTGCTCTGTGTCGGTCACGTCAACTGGGACGTGAGCCTCCGGCTCGACCACCTCCCCGAGCCGGACGGCGAGTCGGCCGTCCGCGACACGACACAGGGCGGCGGCGGGTCGGCGGCGAACGTCGCCGTCGGCCTCGCCGGCCTCGACTGCGCGGCCACGCTCGCCGGGAGCGTCGGCGACGACGAACACGGCCTGCTCGCGCGCCGGGACCTCGACCGCGCGGGCGTCGACCTCGCCGGCCTGCGCACCGTCGCGGGCGAGACGACGACGAAGTACCTGCTCGTGGACGACGCGGGCGAGGTGTCCGTGCTCGGCGCGGCCGGGGTGAACGAGGCGCTCGGCCCCGACGACATCGACCCGGCGCTGGTCGCGGCGGCCGACCGCGTCCACCTGACGGCCCACCGGCCCGACACCCTTCGCCGGGTCGCGGAGGTCGCGACCGAGGCCGGCGTCCCGGTCTCCGTGGACCCCGGCCGGCGGCTCGCAGACCGCGACTTCTCGGACGTGCTGGCGCTCGCGGACACGCTGTTCGTCAACGCGGTGGAGGCGCGCGCGCTGGACGGGCCCGAGGTCCCTGTCGTCGTCACGAAGCGCGGCACCGAGGGCGCGACCGTCACGGCGCCCGACGACAGCTACGACCACGCGGGCTTCGACCTGCCGAGCGTCGACTCCACGGGCGCGGGCGACGCCTTCGCCGCGGGCTTTCTCGCCGCGCGCCTGCGGGGCGACGGCGCGGCCGACGCGCTCGCCGTCGCCAACGCCTGCGGCGCGCTCGCCGCCGAGACCGAGGGGCCGAAGACGGCCCTCTCGTGGGAGGCGGTCGAGGCCGTGCTCGCGGGCGAACGCGCCTGA